A region of the Phaseolus vulgaris cultivar G19833 chromosome 11, P. vulgaris v2.0, whole genome shotgun sequence genome:
aagccgagatcacctagctgaaggaaaagccgagagcacctaggtgaaggagaagccgagagcacctagctgaaggagaagccgagagctcttagccgaaggagaagccgagagcacttaGCCGaaagagaagccgagagcatctACCTTGAGGAGAAGTCTAGAGCACCCAATGTGAGAAGAGACCGAGAGAGTCCAGCCCAAAGTTCGGAAGATTTGTATAAGAGTTAATCTTGTCAACCTAATTttagtgttcttggtccttgttgtaagaacagtttctaataaaaaaaggtttccttttaaatttttaaaccaaaattaacactaattacaaattattttaaataaacaaaactTATAATACTAATTCTGTTTTTacggttttttttttttaaaaaaaaataacaaagacAGAAGATGAAAAAAATGAGAGATATAACGTAGATACTACAAATAAtgtagaatattttttttttaaggaagACAAATCAAAATGCATATACtttctaatattaaaaaatataaagtacacaatgattaattaaatattatccaGATCCACTGTCTTCCTTAATACAGTCGTGATTAAATACTAGGGTGACAAAGTGGGACAAGCCGTGTGGGCCGGTCGCGGTCCGTTAAAAAAAATGCAGGGcagattatttttttcaatctgTTGGTCCGTTTAGGCCCGTTCTACATAATCCACAGTGTGTACAGGTCAAGGGTGGGACGGGGCAGTTGACCCGCATAACTTATaaaatatagaatttttttttttctatacctCCATGTTTTTTTCACGCAGCttcatatttcttattttaaaatttttaataacatttacTACGCATGTATTGTGAAAATAGTATTATGAGACTATTTATCTAATGcatctaaataataaaaattcaaaatttgtattcaaaaaattattatttttttaaatatttcttatgcggAATGACCCACAAACCCACGGACCAACTCTTATGTTAGACGGACTACAAAAATTAATCCGCAGATTCTATATAGGACGAGCCAACCCAACCCGCTTTTTATATACCAAGTACGAGACGGACCTATGCAAGAAGGGACCGTGCACGTTGCCACCCtacaaaaatatgtattttatgtaaaaatattagtGAATATCatgaatttttgtttataaaaaatatttaaaaatatgaatacaaTGTGGATGTTAAAAACTATTAAAAGTGATAAGGGTTAGTTTATTCTTATATGAATGATAAGGAGAAGTCACTTTCATTTCTTGTTTTGTCAattcaacaaattttatttcttgTTGGGTATTGAATCAATGGATTGCTCACTCTTTTTTCTTCTCCTTCACTTTAAACATTTTTCTTGAATGAGTAATTGATTCCACGTGACCTTGTCCACCTTCCAACACACTTCTCATAAATACTATTTAGGTAAGTTATAAGTTtaaaaactcaattttataGGAAGTTTTTATTCAAATATGCTAAAATGtcgtaaaatttaaaatattaaattcttaaataaagtatgaattacaaaaataaaaaaatatttgtctaTTTTAAATGTCTTTTTTCAAGTCTATAATatcattcaaataaaaaaattaaatcaatttttaaaactttaaaacaaataataataattcaagataaaaaacaataaaataaaataaataaatgtaaagcAAAACATTATTAATACATGAATATTAGTTTATTTGACATTAATTGTTcagtttaatatttaatttaatgcacGAAGCTTACCTACACTAGTACTAttaatacttttaatatttctttaattatatttataattttattatagtaaTATACATCTTATCTTATTTATGCATGCTGTCAAATTAAAACTCTATAAACATTTGAAAATAATACCTATAATGGTGTAAATTGCTACAAAAAAGTTATCCTTAATATAtacttttagaataaaaaaaatagagtaatTTATACTCGTATTTTTTAACCAAAAATaacttaatataaaatattagttttttaacatgaaagaagtattttttaaattgactTTCCATAAATCGACACAATAATTACTCTATTATCTATAAGTCCTCTGTAAATATCGTATTTAATTGcgttgaaaatttaaaatttattaatgcaACACATGACACATACAAGTGACATTAtgcatttaattaatatatttaaagcaagataagataattttttttgataagagagatattttaattctaatttatatatagagaatttttcattataattgtttttttatacaaattttttattctatttttatttaatatattccattttattaatacaatgtaatattttatatgaattatttaaaaagtaaaatttaaaaagcaaaattattttttaattttttaaattaatattaatatacaatttttataaGTAAAGTGACTttctaattttttcttaatttcttattttaaaacaccaacaaaaaaaatatacttttgcACGTTCCCATCAAATTtcacatatcaaataaaataatttttacttttaatttttttattcaagtttTTCAATTTGACTCATCTAAAATTATATAtggaatattaaatttttatcatagtaaaaataatttattttcttatgccGAAAGCCATTTTGATAAAAGATTTAAGAaattataagaaattaaaattatatatggaatattaaatttttatcatagtaaaaataatttattttcttatgccGAAAGCCATTTTGATAAAAGATTTAAGAAATGTATTTGTTAATGTTGATTACGGAAACATCAATTTGACGATATTTTGattacattttatattatttcattgCTCGTTTCTCACTGTTACGCTCTTCCACTTCACGCTTTTCATTTTCTGGCATTTATTAAACATTAATTCCGTATGGATTTGTAGTCTCTGAGATGCAGTTTTCAATGTGGGACTTAAATTCTTCTTTTTGTGTTGCCTAGAGTAAATtcttctgaattttttttactaaacctAATAATGTTACTTTGAAATTACAGATATACATTTATTGTGGTATGATAGTAAGATAACCCATTTTGTGGTTACTTATTTTGTTCGTTGTTAGAAGTTAATGGTAAGTTGAGTGTGAGATTGAAATAGGTGAATATATTAATTGAGAGATGGTGTAAGATTGTTGATATGGTATGATAAAAGAGGCACTATACTTTACCAACTTTTTTCGGTTCATTGATGGTCACTGCCAGCAAAAGCGAGCCCACAAGCATATGCTGATGGTAATGGCAATCACAATGCCATAAGCATTCATCTAATCTTCTCTGTTACTCCGCTTGCCAATATCATTACATCACACTCTCATTaactcctttttttttatatatatataaaagccATTAACAACCCAACAATCTTGATTTGTTTATCATTATTACTTTTATTCCATCAGAGACATGGGATTTGGCAACCTCAAAAACCAGGTTGTTCAAAACCCTTTTGAATTCCAATCTTTTTGTTCAAACCCTTTTTGAGTTCTCtctctgtatttttttttttgttaaaataaataaagtggTGCTCAAAAGAATCTAGGACTATATATTAATTACAAACGTTGTCGTCATTTTGTACCAGCTTGTCGTGAGCTAGATGCGTGTTGAACATGCGTTTAATCCTTTTCTTCCATCACTTGCATTGAATGTCCTTCGGTACAACAAAAGGGTATTCAGATTTGTGTTCTGCTCTATGGTTCTGGTGGAGCTCCAGAGGTGTTGTGTTTGAAGGTACGAGATAGTCGGTCTATGTTTTTTGCTGttctttgtttgtgtttttagCCCCTATTGTTCGGTGATAGACTAGTAGAAATTCAttgctttcttttccttttcttgcaTGTACCAGTGTTCTTCCTTTCATAAAATCGCAGGgttgaaaagagaaaaaattgaGGGGAAAGGGAAAGATACTGTTGGAAACATGTGGGATTGCAGAGAAATTTGTTTATTTGTCTGTGCTTTAACAATCTTGCCCTTGGTATGTTTTTCTGCCAACTTTGTTCCTCTGGATAATTACCTTATAGACTGTGGAGCATCAACCGATACTTCTATAGATAGCCGCAATTTCACCGCGGATAGTTTCTACAAGAATTTCCTTTCCACCCAACAAGATATTCTTGCGAGTACCTCCTTAAAATCAATAACTTCCTCCAGTGAATCGCCTCTTTATGCAACCGCAAGAATTTTCACAGCACCCTCAAAGTACACATTTCCGATTAAAAAAAGGGGGAGACATTGGATCCGGCTTTATTTCTTTCCATTTGCATATGAGAAGTACGATTTGAGTGCAGCAAATTTCGTTGTTTCCACCCAGGACTATAATCTTCTGAGTGATTTTAGTGTGCAGAAAAACCCTGTTATGAAGGAGTACTCTTTAGATGTAAATTCAGACACCCTAGTTATCACCTTTGCCCCATCTGAAAATTCCATTGCTTTCGTGAATGCCATTGAAGTTGTTTCGGTCCCTGATGACCTCATTATTGATGAGGGTTTCGCCCTATATCCAGCAGGATCCTACTCTGGCTTACTTACACAGGCACTGGAGACAGTTTTCAGGGTTAACATGGGTGGTCCAACTGTCTCCTCTGGCAATGACACGCTTCAACGAACTTGGGTTACTGACGAAAAATTCCTTATACAACCTAACCTGGCCACTAATTTTTCAAATATAGGTGCTGTGAAATATGTAAATGGTGGACCAACAGCAAATACTGCTCCACCTTCTGTCTATGGCACTCTAACAGAGATGAATTCAGCAGGTGATCCCCGAAGTAATTTCAATGTGACTTGGCAGTTTGATGTGGAGCCTCAATTTCCGTACCTTGTTCGACTTCACTTTTGTGACATACTCAGCAAAGGCCTCAATGAGCTCTACTTTAATGTTTACATTAACTCCTTGTTGGCTGCTAAGGATCTTGATCTGAGTTCGACAAATAATAATGTTTTGGCTACTCCATTTTTCAAGGACATGGTTACAACCCCAACTGCCAGCACCAAAATGCTTGTAAGCATTGGCCCTTCTGCTGTGAATAGAGATTATCCTAATGCTATTTTGAATGGGCTGGAGATAATGAAAATGAACAATTCTGTGAGAAGTTTCAGCTCATCGACAGCGCCTCAGACTAGTTCTTCTGGTTCAGGTTCTAAAAAGGTTGGCTTGATAGTAGGTGTGAGTCTTGGGGCATTTTTTGCAGTGGTCATGGTTCTTGTTTTCTTTCTACTATGCCGGAAAAGAAGACGtttggaaaaagaaaaacaagcgCATTCAAAGACGTGGATTCCTTTATCAATCAATGATGGAACTTCTCACACCATGGGAAGTAAATATTCTAATGCCACAACAGGAAGTGCTGCTTCAAACTTCGGGTACCGCTTCCCTTTTGTGACAGTTCAGGAGGCTACAAATAATTTTGATGAGAGTTGGGTTATTGGCATTGGTGGTTTTGGTAAAGTATACAAGGGTGAGTTAAATGATGGTACTAAAGTTGCAGTTAAGAGGGGGAATCCTCGGTCGCAGCAGGGGCTTGCGGAATTCCGAACTGAAATTGAGATGCTGTCACAGTTCCGCCACCGCCATCTAGTATCATTGATTGGATATTGTGATGAAAAGAACGAAATGATATTGATATATGAATATATGGAAAAGGGAACTCTCAAAAGTCATCTGTATGGTTCAGG
Encoded here:
- the LOC137838003 gene encoding receptor-like protein kinase HERK 1 — its product is MWDCREICLFVCALTILPLVCFSANFVPLDNYLIDCGASTDTSIDSRNFTADSFYKNFLSTQQDILASTSLKSITSSSESPLYATARIFTAPSKYTFPIKKRGRHWIRLYFFPFAYEKYDLSAANFVVSTQDYNLLSDFSVQKNPVMKEYSLDVNSDTLVITFAPSENSIAFVNAIEVVSVPDDLIIDEGFALYPAGSYSGLLTQALETVFRVNMGGPTVSSGNDTLQRTWVTDEKFLIQPNLATNFSNIGAVKYVNGGPTANTAPPSVYGTLTEMNSAGDPRSNFNVTWQFDVEPQFPYLVRLHFCDILSKGLNELYFNVYINSLLAAKDLDLSSTNNNVLATPFFKDMVTTPTASTKMLVSIGPSAVNRDYPNAILNGLEIMKMNNSVRSFSSSTAPQTSSSGSGSKKVGLIVGVSLGAFFAVVMVLVFFLLCRKRRRLEKEKQAHSKTWIPLSINDGTSHTMGSKYSNATTGSAASNFGYRFPFVTVQEATNNFDESWVIGIGGFGKVYKGELNDGTKVAVKRGNPRSQQGLAEFRTEIEMLSQFRHRHLVSLIGYCDEKNEMILIYEYMEKGTLKSHLYGSGLPSLSWKERLEICIGAARGLHYLHTGYAKAVIHRDVKSANILLDDSLMAKVADFGLSKTGPEIDQTHVSTAVKGSFGYLDPEYFRRQQLTEKSDVYSFGVVLFEVLCARPVIDPTLPREMVNLAEWTMKWQKRGQLEQIIDPTLNGKIRPDSLRKFGETAEKCLADFGVDRPSMGDVLWNLEYALQLQEAIVRGDPEENSTNMIGELSPQVNNFDHEESVSATQFEASSLDDLSGVSMSRVFSQLVKSEGR